The Raphanus sativus cultivar WK10039 unplaced genomic scaffold, ASM80110v3 Scaffold1642, whole genome shotgun sequence DNA segment TGGTCAATGAATACcaacaaaaatacatatactTTCAAGCTAAgtctacaaaaaaaatacatataaaccttggtattaataacaaatgtgattcttaaaatttaataaaatatggttCCGTAGGACTAACGTTTGATTTTAATACACGTAGGCACAGGCTCTGTTTATGTGCAGTAGATGGGGATGATTGATGGTTACTTAAAGAGAACGCAAGTAgccaagaagaaacaaaatattcttcttCTGATTCGTTGGCTAAACCATTCTTAACATTTCTTATTCCCTGTCTTAACATGTTAATTAAGTTCACGTCACAGCCAACTTACAAATCTTGGTCTTCTTGTTGCTCCCACAGTTTAGCTTTTTTTTACACATGCATATGAAAAGGTTAATAGGGTTAGAATTCAAATGCATGTTTACGTTTACTAAGGGAGCGAAGTTTCAAGACGTATCAAAACGAGCTTCTTGTGCAAATGCAGGTGAACAGGTTAATAATAGAATTAAACCTTCTGAATATGAATTATTAGCCGAAACTtaacttttctttctcttttatttatttaagggTGTTGGACACAATGATGAGAAAGTCTTTGTGTGCTGGCAGCAACTtgaaaataactaagaaacaaGGAATAAATTGAAAATGAACAAAACTACATTATCTTACCGTTTTCCAGCCAATATGGATTCGTATGCTTCAAGAGCATCAAATTTTGCCTGGTTTCGTTCGACAATATGCGACAGATCCCTCTTAACTTCCATCAATTGTTGCACAGTATCAAATGACACTTTTAGGTATTTTTTCCTAAGGCCAGATAGATGATTTTTCTGCTCATGAGCATAAAAAATAAAGTCACTCAGATTGGTAGGtcgcagaaaaaaaaaagttaaaaagacaTTAAGCGGAATGAAAACTAATAAAAGTAATGAAACATTATTGCACTAAAGAACGATCATTAAACACTAGggaaaaaactaattttaacaGTTCACATCCCATGTTACATACTAGCAAACGATATCAGAATATGAATGCAAGATCACAATTAGAATCAGGAATTCAGACTTTCAGCTCAAAAACaagttgtttatttttttttaaactgactTACAAGATCGAGATCCTCTTTTTCAACAATCTCAATATCAGCGACTTGTCTTTCGTATTTGCGTCTCAAGTACGCTTCAACCTCCGATTCCATGCTTCCCTGTGATTTTGGCATTGCAATTCCATTAACACACAGGACAAAAGTTACGTGAATGATTCAAAGGAGCATTCAGATGATGTAAAGAGAGAAAACCATCATTACCTTCGTAGCTGCATAGAAATAAGGACGGAACTTGTATTTCGTCTTGAAATAAAATCCGTCCTgcaaagggaaaaaaaaaaatcctcacAACTCAGTTCAAAAATCAATCACATTACTCATAAGCTGACATAGTTATGAGTAAACATAAGAGGCTTTTTACCTGAGTAACGAAGTAAAGGTCCACACAGCTAAAGGTTTTCCCAGTATCCGGATCTTCCCAAGATGACTGTTAAAAACATAGTAAGATCATCAATCAGTGGATATAGCAATCAACGAACCTACACTAAATGATCCGCAAAATTGAGCTGAGAACAGAGAGACTTACTGATGATTCTCAGAACGTGAGGAGCCACCCGAGACGCGTTTCCCCTTCGGAGAAAAGCTCGAATCCGAGTTTCGACTCGAGCTCGTCTTCTGCGGTGCTCGCTACTCTCTGCTTTTTCGACCTTCGATTATCTCCGATCATCTTTTCACCGGTAGAGCTTCGACTCTCGCTCGCTCAGGAATCGGAAGCTGAGTCGATCGGAAACGCGACCAAATCGCGATTCCTGAAAAGGCGTTTGGGAACCGTAGTAAATTTCACGATTCGGAGTTGGAGACGGAGTGTGTGAGTGAAGATGAGAAGCGTATTAGACACGGCTTTTTGACAGGAGACCGGCGGTTTCAGCTAGATATATACATCGAAAAAATTTGAACCACGATTTCTTCTTGGGCTTTTAGCTTCTTCTCGGCCCAATTTTCCTACTTCTCCCGCGCTTCGAATTTTAAGTTCTTTGGAGTGTAAATGTAGAAGCCCGTCAGAAATTTTAAATCTGCTCCAACATTGGCCCAACCCCATTAGTTAATTATAACtcattatatttttgatatattgcATGTGACTgtctaatttattataatatatgaaaatatttataaaatgttatagtTTTTGAATCTGGcaagtttatttaatatttataatcaatAGTTGGCTAATTACAGTATAAGATTAAGTCTTCCTAGTTTTTAGAAAACAATGATTTGAATTGCTAAATCCCAAGCTTCGTAAATATAAACACCATTATCATAGTTCATCTTCATGTGCAATCAGCTTTgcattattgaaaaatattattataccaaaaaaaaactattgtaaAGAGATGTTATAGAGCGTTGACCAAACAGTGGAGACTGCTGTCTGGACTTATAAATGGAAGTACCCGAGTAAAGCTAATTACTTCGTCATCAAGTGAAGAGAGATCGatcaataagaagaaaaaatgggCGAAGAAGAGCGTTCAGGAAATAGAATAAAAACAGGGGGAGAGGTAGATGCTGGTGCCATCTTCGTCCTTAAATCTAAAGGTGCGTGTTATACATATTAGCAATAGATCCGTACCGGTTATATAGATCATTTCAAATTGATAATCAAAACATGTAATATCATCGCTAGATCAACATATGTATTCAGATATAGTCTATGGTAAttgacaaaatataataaaataatgaagATAATATGATTAATGAATTGTGTTGGGAATAGGAACATGGTGGCACTGCGGATTCCACCTGACGACATCTATAGTGGCGCCTCCGCTGCTGA contains these protein-coding regions:
- the LOC130504526 gene encoding DNA polymerase epsilon catalytic subunit A-like isoform X1, encoding MESEVEAYLRRKYERQVADIEIVEKEDLDLKNHLSGLRKKYLKVSFDTVQQLMEVKRDLSHIVERNQAKFDALEAYESILAGKRPVHMQMLTCGRNKSEIGELAMTSKNVTKMTQIFDHSDRFVFLPVPRQVIFSSVTVSRFDGGFE
- the LOC130504526 gene encoding DNA polymerase epsilon catalytic subunit A-like isoform X2, which codes for MESEVEAYLRRKYERQVADIEIVEKEDLDLKNHLSGLRKKYLKVSFDTVQQLMEVKRDLSHIVERNQAKFDALEAYESILAGKRPVHMQMLTCGRNKSEIGELAMTSKNVTKMTQIFDHSDRFVFLPVPSYCIKV